In Euphorbia lathyris chromosome 9, ddEupLath1.1, whole genome shotgun sequence, the following are encoded in one genomic region:
- the LOC136205756 gene encoding uncharacterized protein isoform X2 encodes MATETPTLHTDTVLDKPIESMEKTESTAESAKPEQQPADKTLQEQLKTDDVSSVETFEKPKEVSEVVIPAKAASNDVVKQEESVVLKPTEPEKVESVEKQQELSESAAVKDEPAESENGEKTAQAKEESESVVADTEVKPKELEKVELIPKQTESSEAEAEVVPDVEVKSTDEKTESAVPDVEVKAKEPAIEKQQESSESEAAKVEPENGEKAQLAAPEVEIKPKEDESQDGVTESIEVKPKELVEIETIEKQQEVSEPESVKTEVELAVSEAEIKAADEKTEAAVLPESAAKPEEQPVEIKEIEKPNLSDPEVEVKPKEESEVIEKIEIKSADEKTETVLPESEAKPEEQSVESKEIEKPKLSVPEVEVKPKEESEAKPEEQPVESKDIETPKLSDPEVEVKPKEESEVTEKIEIKSADEVLPESEAKPKEQPVESKEIENLKLSDPEAEVKPKEESEVTEKVEIKSSDEKSEEVVPVKPEEQSLVIEQVVEAPKLPEPEAEVKDSEQVTEKVETKSPDEKTEPVVAEIGEHALPEVTEKASEEHEKKETEVETQNVVEDKEENTNQTERSLEVDKTVDDQNKILENPEPEVKPESTPDSKPNDEAPILEEQPKEVSIPTKAASKQSNNILTRVKQSLVKAKKAIIGKSPSSKTLTPDTKGEVHVK; translated from the exons ATGGCTACTGAAACACCAACTCTTCATACTGATACTGTACTAGATaag CCTATTGAGAGCATGGAGAAAACAGAATCCACCGCGGAATCTGCAAAACCAGAACAGCAACCAGCAGACAAAACACTACAGGAACAACTTAAGACTGATGATGTTTCGTCGGTCGAAACGTTTGAGAAACCGAAGGAAGTATCAGAAGTTGTCATTCCAGCCAAAGCAGCATCCAATGATGTTGTTAAACAAGAAGAATCAGTAGTACTCAAGCCAACGGAACCCGAAAAAGTCGAGTCCGTTGAGAAACAGCAGGAGTTATCAGAATCAGCAGCAGTAAAAGACGAGCCTGCAGAATCCGAAAACGGGGAGAAAACAGCACAAGCCAAGGAAGAGTCTGAATCTGTAGTTGCTGATACAGAAGTGAAGCCAAAGGAGCTCGAAAAAGTCGAATTAATCCCGAAACAGACGGAGTCATCAGAAGCAGAAGCAGAAGTAGTTCCTGATGTTGAAGTTAAGTCTACTGATGAAAAAACAGAATCTGCAGTTCCTGACGTGGAAGTGAAGGCGAAGGAACCCGCGATTGAGAAGCAACAGGAGTCATCAGAGTCCGAGGCAGCTAAAGTAGAACCCGAAAACGGAGAGAAAGCACAACTAGCTGCTCCTGAAGTTGAGATAAAACCAAAGGAAGATGAATCTCAGGATGGAGTAACAGAATCTATAGAAGTGAAGCCAAAGGAACTCGTGGAAATCGAAACAATCGAGAAACAACAGGAGGTATCAGAACCGGAATCAGTTAAAACCGAAGTAGAACTAGCAGTGTCTGAAGCTGAAATTAAGGcagctgatgagaaaacagAAGCAGCAGTTCTGCCTGAATCCGCGGCGAAACCTGAAGAACAACCTGTAGAGATCAAAGAGATCGAAAAACCGAACCTTTCGGATCCTGAAGTTGAAGTGAAACCAAAGGAAGAATCAGAAGTCATAGAAAAGATTGAGATAAAGTcagctgatgagaaaacagAAACAGTTCTGCCTGAATCCGAGGCGAAACCCGAAGAACAATCTGTAGAGAGCAAAGAGATCGAAAAACCGAAACTTTCGGTTCCTGAAGTTGAGGTGAAACCAAAGGAAGAATCTGAGGCAAAACCTGAAGAACAACCTGTAGAGAGCAAAGACATCGAAACACCGAAACTTTCGGATCCTGAAGTTGAGGTGAAACCAAAGGAAGAATCAGAAGTCACAGAAAAGATTGAAATAAAGTCAGCTGATGAAGTTCTTCCTGAATCCGAGGCGAAACCCAAAGAACAACCCGTAGAGAGCAAAGAGATCGAAAACCTGAAGCTTTCGGATCCTGAAGCTGAGGTGAAACCAAAGGAAGAATCAGAAGTCACAGAAAAGGTTGAAATTAAGTCAAGTGATGAGAAATCAGAAGAAGTTGTTCCTGTGAAACCGGAGGAACAATCTCTCGTAATCGAACAAGTCGTCGAAGCCCCGAAATTGCCAGAACCTGAAGCTGAGGTGAAAGACTCAGAACAAGTCACAGAAAAGGTTGAAACTAAGTCACCTGATGAAAAAACAGAACCTGTTGTAGCAGAAATAGGCGAACACGCCCTTCCTGAAGTCACCGAAAAGGCCAGCGAGGAACACGAAAAGAAGGAAACAGAAGTGGAAACACAAAATGTTGTGGAAGATAAAGAAGAAAACACTAATCAAACTGAAAGATCATTGGAGGTAGACAAAACAGTTGATGATCAAAACAAAATTCTCGAGAATCCCGAACCAGAAGTAAAACCCGAATCAACACCCGATTCAAAGCCAAATGATGAAGCACCAATATTAGAGGAACAGCCAAAAGAAGTTTCAATTCCAACCAAGGCAGCTTCAAAGCAATCAAATAACATACTAACAAGGGTGAAGCAGTCACTTGTGAAGGCAAAGAAAGCGATAATCGGAAAATCTCCAAGCTCGAAAACACTCACACCGGACACTAAAGGCGAAGTTCATGTCAAATAA
- the LOC136205756 gene encoding uncharacterized protein isoform X1: MATETPTLHTDTVLDKQPIESMEKTESTAESAKPEQQPADKTLQEQLKTDDVSSVETFEKPKEVSEVVIPAKAASNDVVKQEESVVLKPTEPEKVESVEKQQELSESAAVKDEPAESENGEKTAQAKEESESVVADTEVKPKELEKVELIPKQTESSEAEAEVVPDVEVKSTDEKTESAVPDVEVKAKEPAIEKQQESSESEAAKVEPENGEKAQLAAPEVEIKPKEDESQDGVTESIEVKPKELVEIETIEKQQEVSEPESVKTEVELAVSEAEIKAADEKTEAAVLPESAAKPEEQPVEIKEIEKPNLSDPEVEVKPKEESEVIEKIEIKSADEKTETVLPESEAKPEEQSVESKEIEKPKLSVPEVEVKPKEESEAKPEEQPVESKDIETPKLSDPEVEVKPKEESEVTEKIEIKSADEVLPESEAKPKEQPVESKEIENLKLSDPEAEVKPKEESEVTEKVEIKSSDEKSEEVVPVKPEEQSLVIEQVVEAPKLPEPEAEVKDSEQVTEKVETKSPDEKTEPVVAEIGEHALPEVTEKASEEHEKKETEVETQNVVEDKEENTNQTERSLEVDKTVDDQNKILENPEPEVKPESTPDSKPNDEAPILEEQPKEVSIPTKAASKQSNNILTRVKQSLVKAKKAIIGKSPSSKTLTPDTKGEVHVK, translated from the exons ATGGCTACTGAAACACCAACTCTTCATACTGATACTGTACTAGATaag CAGCCTATTGAGAGCATGGAGAAAACAGAATCCACCGCGGAATCTGCAAAACCAGAACAGCAACCAGCAGACAAAACACTACAGGAACAACTTAAGACTGATGATGTTTCGTCGGTCGAAACGTTTGAGAAACCGAAGGAAGTATCAGAAGTTGTCATTCCAGCCAAAGCAGCATCCAATGATGTTGTTAAACAAGAAGAATCAGTAGTACTCAAGCCAACGGAACCCGAAAAAGTCGAGTCCGTTGAGAAACAGCAGGAGTTATCAGAATCAGCAGCAGTAAAAGACGAGCCTGCAGAATCCGAAAACGGGGAGAAAACAGCACAAGCCAAGGAAGAGTCTGAATCTGTAGTTGCTGATACAGAAGTGAAGCCAAAGGAGCTCGAAAAAGTCGAATTAATCCCGAAACAGACGGAGTCATCAGAAGCAGAAGCAGAAGTAGTTCCTGATGTTGAAGTTAAGTCTACTGATGAAAAAACAGAATCTGCAGTTCCTGACGTGGAAGTGAAGGCGAAGGAACCCGCGATTGAGAAGCAACAGGAGTCATCAGAGTCCGAGGCAGCTAAAGTAGAACCCGAAAACGGAGAGAAAGCACAACTAGCTGCTCCTGAAGTTGAGATAAAACCAAAGGAAGATGAATCTCAGGATGGAGTAACAGAATCTATAGAAGTGAAGCCAAAGGAACTCGTGGAAATCGAAACAATCGAGAAACAACAGGAGGTATCAGAACCGGAATCAGTTAAAACCGAAGTAGAACTAGCAGTGTCTGAAGCTGAAATTAAGGcagctgatgagaaaacagAAGCAGCAGTTCTGCCTGAATCCGCGGCGAAACCTGAAGAACAACCTGTAGAGATCAAAGAGATCGAAAAACCGAACCTTTCGGATCCTGAAGTTGAAGTGAAACCAAAGGAAGAATCAGAAGTCATAGAAAAGATTGAGATAAAGTcagctgatgagaaaacagAAACAGTTCTGCCTGAATCCGAGGCGAAACCCGAAGAACAATCTGTAGAGAGCAAAGAGATCGAAAAACCGAAACTTTCGGTTCCTGAAGTTGAGGTGAAACCAAAGGAAGAATCTGAGGCAAAACCTGAAGAACAACCTGTAGAGAGCAAAGACATCGAAACACCGAAACTTTCGGATCCTGAAGTTGAGGTGAAACCAAAGGAAGAATCAGAAGTCACAGAAAAGATTGAAATAAAGTCAGCTGATGAAGTTCTTCCTGAATCCGAGGCGAAACCCAAAGAACAACCCGTAGAGAGCAAAGAGATCGAAAACCTGAAGCTTTCGGATCCTGAAGCTGAGGTGAAACCAAAGGAAGAATCAGAAGTCACAGAAAAGGTTGAAATTAAGTCAAGTGATGAGAAATCAGAAGAAGTTGTTCCTGTGAAACCGGAGGAACAATCTCTCGTAATCGAACAAGTCGTCGAAGCCCCGAAATTGCCAGAACCTGAAGCTGAGGTGAAAGACTCAGAACAAGTCACAGAAAAGGTTGAAACTAAGTCACCTGATGAAAAAACAGAACCTGTTGTAGCAGAAATAGGCGAACACGCCCTTCCTGAAGTCACCGAAAAGGCCAGCGAGGAACACGAAAAGAAGGAAACAGAAGTGGAAACACAAAATGTTGTGGAAGATAAAGAAGAAAACACTAATCAAACTGAAAGATCATTGGAGGTAGACAAAACAGTTGATGATCAAAACAAAATTCTCGAGAATCCCGAACCAGAAGTAAAACCCGAATCAACACCCGATTCAAAGCCAAATGATGAAGCACCAATATTAGAGGAACAGCCAAAAGAAGTTTCAATTCCAACCAAGGCAGCTTCAAAGCAATCAAATAACATACTAACAAGGGTGAAGCAGTCACTTGTGAAGGCAAAGAAAGCGATAATCGGAAAATCTCCAAGCTCGAAAACACTCACACCGGACACTAAAGGCGAAGTTCATGTCAAATAA
- the LOC136206699 gene encoding transcription factor PIF3 — protein sequence MPLSELLYRLAKEKFESSQDPPSGAENDFVELVWENGQVQSSRGKKFQSSNNLQSQSFKIRDKDLGNGSNPRMGKFGAMDSRLDEVPVFVPPGLNQDDDWLNYPVDDSLQHDYCSEFLSELFGVTVNEHSQNNFVLLDKRSSSSNQSVRESRTVSVHNGSSLEQGNAPTVGDSDVTRARTSAASQLNPPSYLRVRGLSNNHETMNYPLDHAVSGDAVRVSSSGGDYPNMKVHKQAQAPPLPASTPGLMNFSHFSRPAAVVKANLESIGVRGGSGKSNLDRMGSKDKSSVGSSSNPTEFSGLRKEMNSHIRPVAVTSKAAEEPVPAKKPEALDQGDDSKNDTYYVQVAESATKGLVDGEKNSEPIVTSSSVCSGNSVELVSDEPTQNLKRKNREAESSEGPSEENEEEPVGAKKGAHHARGGAGCKRSRAAEVHNLSERRRRDRINEKMRALQELIPNCNKVDKASMLDEAIEYLKTLQLQVQIMSMGSGLYMPPMMMTPGMPHMHAAHMAQFSPMGVGMGMGMGMGYGMGMADMIGGSSGCSMIPIPPMHGSRFPGPPMPGPSALHGMGGSNFPMFGLSSQGHPMPYPCPPLMPMSGGPVRRPMGINTGVGAAAGPVDNLDSAPGSCSKDSIQNINSQAMQNNGANSSMNQTSTQCQVTNENGEKAGLAQTSEVTENRTLNSANGE from the exons atgccTCTTTCTGAGCTTCTGTATAGATTGGCTAAAGAAAAGTTTGAATCTTCTCAGGATCCACCTTCTGG AGCCGAGAATGATTTTGTTGAGCTAGTTTGGGAAAATGGTCAAGTTCAATCTAGTAGAGGTAAAAAGTTTCAATCTTCTAACAATTTACAATCTCAAAGCTTCAAGATCAGAGATAAAGATTTAGGTAATGGAAGCAATCCAAGAATGGGGAAATTCGGGGCTATGGATTCGAGATTAGACGAGGTTCCGGTTTTCGTGCCACCTGGTTTAAATCAGGACGATGATTGGTTGAATTATCCGGTTGATGATTCTCTGCAACACGATTACTGTTCCGAGTTTTTGTCCGAATTGTTTGGCGTTACTGTAAATGAACACTCACAGAATAATTTTGTTTTGTTGGATAAGAGAAGTAGTTCTAGTAATCAATCGGTTAGAGAGTCTCGTACTGTTTCTGTACATAATGGTTCGAGTTTAGAGCAAGGGAACGCGCCAACGGTAGGGGATAGTGATGTTACGAGAGCTAGAACTAGTGCTGCTAGCCAGTTAAATCCGCCATCTTATTTGAGAGTCCGGGGTTTGTCTAACAATCACGAGACGATGAATTACCCGCTTGACCATGCTGTTTCGGGGGATGCAGTACGAGTTTCGTCCTCAGGAGGTGactatccgaacatgaaagtGCATAAGCAAGCGCAAGCGCCTCCGCTGCCTGCTTCTACCCCTGGTTTGATGAATTTCTCGCATTTCTCGAGACCTGCGGCTGTTGTCAAAGCTAATCTCGAGAGCATCGGTGTGAGGGGTGGTTCGGGAAAATCGAACTTAGATAGAATGGGAAGTAAGGATAAGAGTTCAGTTGGAAGCAGTAGCAATCCTACTGAGTTTAGCGGTTTACGGAAGGAAATGAACTCTCATATCCGTCCGGTTGCGGTGACATCTAAGGCTGCTGAGGAACCCGTTCCAGCAAAGAAACCCGAAGCTTTGGACCAAGGAGATGACTCTAAGAATGATACATATTATGTTCAAGTTGCTGAAAGTGCGACTAAGGGATTGGTTGATGGTGAAAAGAATTCCGAGCCTATAGTTACTTCCTCCTCTGTGTGTTCCGGGAATAGTGTGGAGCTGGTTTCGGATGAACCAACACAGAATCTGAAGAGAAAAAACCGAGAAGCTGAGTCATCGGAAGGCCCCAGTGAA gaaaatgaagaggaacCAGTAGGTGCGAAAAAAGGAGCTCATCATGCTCGAGGAGGCGCTGGATGCAAGAGAAGCCGAGCAGCAGAAGTACATAATTTATCCGAACGG AGGCGAAGGGACCGGATCAACGAGAAGATGCGTGCCCTGCAAGAACTTATACCGAACTGCAACAAG GTGGATAAAGCTTCAATGCTCGACGAGGCCATTGAGTATTTAAAGACGCTCCAGCTTCAAGTACAG ATTATGTCAATGGGATCGGGTTTATATATGCCACCGATGATGATGACGCCAGGAATGCCTCACATGCATGCTGCTCATATGGCTCAATTCTCGCCCATGGGTGTTGGGatgggaatgggaatgggaatgggTTACGGGATGGGTATGGCTGATATGATCGGTGGATCTTCCGGTTGCTCTATGATTCCGATACCCCCTATGCACGGATCGCGCTTTCCCGGCCCTCCAATGCCGGGGCCAAGTGCTTTACATGGGATGGGAGGGTCAAATTTTCCAATGTTCGGGCTTTCTAGTCAAGGACATCCAATGCCATATCCATGTCCGCCTTTGATGCCAATGTCTGGAGGACCTGTTCGCAGACCGATGGGAATCAATACAGGAGTAGGCGCAGCAGCTGGTCCGGTGGATAATTTGGATTCAGCTCCAGGTTCTTGTTCGAAGGATTCAATTCAAAATATCAACTCACAAGCGATGCAAAACAATGGTGCCAATAGCTCGATGAATCAAACATCGACTCAG TGCCAAGTGACAAATGAAAATGGTGAAAAGGCTGGTTTAGCTCAAACCTCAGAAGTTACTGAAAATAGAACTCTCAACTCAGCCAATGGAGAATGA